In Ipomoea triloba cultivar NCNSP0323 chromosome 7, ASM357664v1, a single genomic region encodes these proteins:
- the LOC116024003 gene encoding transcription factor DIVARICATA-like: MEILSPAASSYLSNSYSNSNSNSGWLFEETMSFTKWTPAENKAFENALALYDKDTPDRWKKVAEMVPGKTVSDVMRQYKELEDDISSIEAGLMDLIPFPANTTRSASASAFTLEWGCSHPFDAQKQCLVAGGKRPPSNRLPEQERKKGIPWTEEEHKLFLMGLKKYGKGDWRNISRNFVITRTPTQVASHAQKFFIRQHSGGKDKRRASIHDITTVNLNENQTPSPDNKNPPGSTDQQNSAMHHKMPFHWDHLGLNSAQANLFMSPPYGIDSSYGNGMNKMQSLGMQRAAAMHHESSYFGSQIMPFQIQSAAPQYYHA, encoded by the exons ATGGAGATTTTATCGCCGGCGGCCTCTTCTTATCTATCCAATTCCtattccaattccaattccaattccgGGTGGTTGTTTGAAGAAACCATGAGTTTCACCAAATGGACCCCTGCGGAGAATAAGGCCTTCGAGAATGCTCTTGCTCTCTACGATAAGGACACGCCGGACCGGTGGAAGAAAGTGGCGGAAATGGTTCCCGGGAAGACGGTGTCGGATGTGATGAGGCAATACAAAGAATTGGAAGATGATATTAGTAGCATAGAGGCTGGGCTTATGGACTTGATTCCTTTTCCGGCGAATACCACTAGGTCTGCTTCTGCTTCGGCTTTTACATTGGAATGGGGATGTAGCCATCCTTTTGATGCTCAAAAGCAGTGTCTCGTGGCCGGAGGGAAGCGTCCCCCGTCCAATCGGCTGCCGGAGCAAGAACGGAAAAAGGGTATTCCCTGGACTGAGGAAGAACACAA GCTGTTTCTGATGGGCCTAAAGAAGTATGGGAAAGGTGACTGGAGAAACATTTCTCGCAATTTCGTGATCACCAGGACCCCAACCCAAGTTGCTAGCCATGCTCAGAAGTTCTTCATTCGCCAGCATTCCGGTGGAAAAGACAAGAGGAGAGCCAGCATTCATGACATAACCACCGTGAACCTCAACGAGAACCAGACCCCTTCGCCTGACAATAAGAATCCTCCCGGTTCAACAGACCAGCAAAATTCGGCTATGCACCACAAAATGCCCTTTCACTGGGATCACCTAGGGCTTAATTCAGCTCAGGCCAATTTGTTCATGTCCCCCCCTTATGGAATAGATTCTTCATATGGGAATGGGATGAATAAAATGCAAAGCCTGGGTATGCAAAGAGCTGCTGCTATGCATCATGAGTCTTCTTACTTTGGATCTCAGATTATGCCCTTCCAGATTCAATCCGCTGCGCCCCAGTATTATCATGCTTGA